From Microbacterium sp. LWH7-1.2:
CCAGGTGCCCGACGACCACATCGCGTGGGCCAGCGACGGCGAAGCCGTCCACTCGGGACGTGTGAGCTTCCAGTCGCTCGGCGACCGGACCAAGGTCGCCCTCGAGATGACGTGGAGGCCCGAGACGTTCACCGAGAAGACCGGCGCAGCGCTCGGCATCGACGAGCACGCGGTGAAGAAGGATTTCGAACGGTTCAAGGACTTCATCGAGGAGCGCGGCCGCGAGACCGGGGGCTGGCGCGGCGAGATCCACGGCGGCACGACGACGCCCTGAGCGCCGGACCGCCCGAGAGATCGACGAGAGGAAGCACGATGTCCGACAATCTGCCCGCCGACATCCCGCCTGCGCCCGACGGCCAGGTCGGGATCCAGCCGACCCGCGACCGCGACACGTCGATCGAGCCCGACCCCGCGCTCGATCCCGCGCAGGCCGAATGGGACCGCACGACGGCGCGCGACGCCGGACTCTTCGTCGATGACAGGGCGACGGCCACCGGCGACGACCCGGCCCACCTCCCGTCCGACGACGAGGACGTGCCGCGCACCGACCTGCCGTCCGAGGGCGCACA
This genomic window contains:
- a CDS encoding sugar ABC transporter ATPase; this encodes MSDNLPADIPPAPDGQVGIQPTRDRDTSIEPDPALDPAQAEWDRTTARDAGLFVDDRATATGDDPAHLPSDDEDVPRTDLPSEGAQPETQGLSPELAEQGDTGQGDLAPEDY
- a CDS encoding SRPBCC family protein; translated protein: MATSTVTAETEVDAPIRAVYDQWTQFEEFPRFMSAVERIEQLGDRRQHWVVKVGGVEREFDATITDQVPDDHIAWASDGEAVHSGRVSFQSLGDRTKVALEMTWRPETFTEKTGAALGIDEHAVKKDFERFKDFIEERGRETGGWRGEIHGGTTTP